Within the Sporomusaceae bacterium genome, the region ATGATGCCGTCTCCCGACGGATCAAGCCTGGTACCCATAATCCCCGGGATTACAATCAGGTCCTTACTCCACTGTGAGCGGGTAGCTACGGCCCAGAGCACTTCCTGATCATTGTAGATATCGACGTCCTCGTCTACAACTACAACATGCTTGACGCGGTAGTCGGAACTTAGCGCACAGGCAATAGCCGTTTTGGGCTCGCCGTCATTCGATTTTTTCATCTGTACGTAGGCGTGCAGTCTCGCCGAGCCGGAAACGGGCATGTGCACGTTTAAAGTGCCTGGTACGACTTCTTTGATGCGGCTGTAAAGATAGGCTTCGATCATCGGCGCGTCGAGGAGGAAGTGGTCGGCATGCCCCGGCATAATATCGACGTAATAAGCGTCGTTCTTTCTCGTGATGGCGGTTACGTCGGCGATGGGGTTGACGCGCTGCCCGCCATAGTAGCCTGTGTATTCGCCGAAGGGAGCTTCGATGTCAACTACGGAGGTGGACAGCTCGCATTCGATGACCAGTTCAGCCTGGGCCGGAACCATGAAATCGGCGCCCCAGGTTTCGGAAGGCGTGACTTCCAGCGGTTCGCCCATAATGCCGCCGATGATCTGCGGTTCGTCAGTGAGCATTTTTGTTTGTGCTCCCATATAGAATGCGGGATGGTGCCCGATGACGATGACCATTGGCATGGGAATGCCACGGCTTTTGTATTTTTGAAAGACATAGTTGGTGTGTCGGGCGGCGTTGAAGTTTACGACCAGGCGCTTGGGGCCTTCTACGTAGATGCGGATGATAGCGCAGTTCACGAATCCCGTTTCGGGATCCTTGACCCAGGCGCTGCCGGCAGTGAGGTATGGGCCGAGGTCCATTTCGTGGTGCGTAATGACCGGCAGTTCGAACATATCGACGTCGTCGCCGGTCTGGATGTATTCTTTTACCCTCGCTTGTTCTTTGCTTACGACGGTCGGAGCGACCGGTTTTTCTTTGGCGACATAGTCGAGGGCCAGTCTATCGATGGACGATCCTAACGCATCGGCGAGTCTTTCTCTATCGCCGCAGAGGTTTATGATTACCGGCAGTTTGGAAATTTCGCCCTTGAGGTTCCTTACTTTTTCGAAGATCAGTACCGGGTTAAATTTACGCTTTTCAACCTCCTGAAGAATAGCCGGTATTTCGAATTCCGGGCTTACTTCTTTTTTGATCCGCAATACGCTGCGCGGCTTCTTCTCTTCCAGTTCTTTCATGAAAAGGGTCAAATCTTTGTTCATACTTGTCCCATACCCTCTTTCCTTTTATGATTGATCGGCAGTCGCTGTCGTTTCGGCGGAGGGAACTGTTTTTTTGGCGAATTTCTTGTTAAGGAAGTAAGCTACAACAATCAGTAGCACGCCGGCGATATCGGTGACCGTGCCCGGTTTAATGAGCCCCAATCCCCCCAGGAGGAACAAGCCCCTTATCCATGTCGGCACCTGACCCTGATACCAGCCGTGCACGGCGATGGACATGGCAATACAACCGAATATAGAGGTTACTATGCTCTGGGCAATTTCCGGCCAAGTGCCGATTAATAGCAGTTGGGGACCATAGACGAACATGAAGGGCACCACCAGAGCGACTATCCCCAGACGAATGGCGGTAAAACCTACCTTGTCGGGGCTGCACTGTGCTATGCCCGCGGCGGCATAGGCTGCCAAGGCCACCGGAGGAGTGATCATGGATACTACGGCGTAGTAGAAGACGAACATGTGGGCGGCAAGGGGATGAACGCCCATCTTCACAAGGGCCGGCGCTACAAGGCTGGCCACGATGAGGTAGGCTGCGGTTGTCGGCACCCCCATGCCCAGGATAAAGCAGACTAAGGCGGTCAGCAGTAAGAGGAATAAAAGACTCCCGGCGGCCAGGGTTATCATCAGCATGGAGAGTTTTAACCCTAAACCGGTCAAGGTTATTACGCCGATAATCACACCCGCCATGGCACAGGCTGCCGCGACTTCGATAACTCCTCGCCCGCCGCTCTCCATGCACTTGAGGAAATCGTTGAAGCTAAACTTGTACTTCGGATGTACGGCAGCGATGGCAACTACGGCGACGATGGCCCAGAAGGCGGCCAGGGACGGCGTGCTGCCGCTTTCGCCGAGGAGATAGATCAGTACAACAAGCGGAACCAGGAATGGCCAGCCGTCTTTCATTTTTTCCTTAAAAGATGGCAGGTTTTCTTTCGATAAGCCGACCATTTTATACTTGGCGGCTTCCAGGTCTACCATCACGTAGACGGTAAAGTAATATAGCAGCGCGGGAACAAGGGCGGCAAGCGCTATCTTTGTGTAAGGTATGCCGATGAATTCGGTCATCAGGAAGGCGGCGGCTCCCATGACCGGCGGCATGATTTGGCCCCCGGTTGAGGAGACGGCCTCGACGGCGCCGGCAAAATGCGGTTGATAGCCCGTCCTTTTCATCAGCGGAATGGTGAGGGTGCCTGTCCCGACAACGTTGGCGACCGCGCTGCCGGAAAAAGTGCCGAACAATGTACTCGACACGATGGCCACTTTGGCCGGCCCGCCGCGATATCGGCCAAACAGGGAAAAAGCTATGTCCATGAAGAAGTCGCCAGCACCGCTTTTTCTCAGAAAGGCGGCGAAGATGACAAAGACGGCGACGAAGGTGGCCGATACCCCCAGCGGCTGACCGAGAACGCCTTCCATGGTGAACCACATCTGGTAGGCGATTCGCGGCAGCCCAAATCCCCGGTGGGCGATGATGGAAGGCATGTACGGCCCCAAAAATGCGTAGGCTAGGAAAACCGCGGCGATAGAAGGCATGATCCAACCCATTACTCTGCGGGTGGCTTCAAAAACCAGGATAAGTCCCAGTGTGCCCACTGCGGTGTCCGTGGTGTCGATGGTCAACGCCCGCAATGCGAACTGATCGGCTTTCATGAAAATGTACACGCCCACATACAGGGATGCCGCAATACATACGATGTCGATGATGCGCCAAGGGCTTACCGGCTTGTTCCCAAGGGGTTTGAGAATAAAGACCATCAACAGGACCAGGACAAGGTGCACCGTTCTTTGCTGCGAGGCCCCAAAAGCGCCGAAATAGGCGGTATATAGCTGAAACAGCGCGAGAAGAATGGCAATTCCGGCGGCGATTTTTTCGTGAAGATATTTATTAGCCTGAAAGTCTTCGTTTTCTATTTGCGTTGCCAATTTCCGACCTCCTCGTTGTCGCCTTTGCAACAACATATGGATAGGTGTTTAAACAAATAAGGCGCCTTTGTTCAGAATTCAGCATATTCACTGCTCTGTAAAGGCGCCTTATTCGCGATGCAATCCGAGCTCTACTTCAGGGCGCCCTTTTCCTTCAGATATTTTTCGGCTCCGGGGTGATAAGGGGTAGCGATGCCCCGCGTGGCGCCTTGGAGGTTCCACTCTTTGCCCGCTGGATGGGCCTCGGCGACTTCGTCGGCGTGTTCAATCAGTGCCTTGGTCACTTTATAGACAAGATCCGGATCGGTGTCTTTGTGGGTTACCAGAACGACGTTTGCTCCCTGGACGAAATAGTCACTGTCAAGGCCCTTGTAAAGACCTGCTTTTACTTTGGTTTTGTACCAATAGGGATGCGCCTTGACTATGCTGTCGACGTCATACTGGAGAAACTTGATGGGGATCTTGGTGCAAAGATCGACCATAGCGCCCGATGGGTCGGCGATGTAGATGAACCCGGCGTCAATGGTCTTGTCCTGCAGGGCTTCGGAAATTTCGCCCGGGGTCAGCCAAAGGGCTTTGTAGTCCTTGTCAACTTTTAACCCCAGGGTCTCCATATCGGCTACGGCCGTAACGGCCTGACTCGAACCGGGATGACCCATGCCAACCTTCTTGCCTTTGAGGTCGGCTACGGAGTTGATGCCGGAGTCGGCCCTGGTCATCAATTTCATGGGGTTATCGTGGCCTCCGTAAACTGCTACGACCTGGGGATACGCCTCTTTAAATTCCCTGGTGCCCTTATTCGCGTAGTAGAGGTTGTCCGACATGACCATACCGAACATTACTTCCTTGCTGGCCACGCGAATAATGTTTTCGGCCCCGCCGCCCGGTTCGGCCGTCGCTTCGACGCCCGGTACGTACTTGTTGATTACCTTGGCCATGCCGCCGGCCACCAGATACCAACTGCCGGACGAAGCACCGCCGATGATTGAGATTCTTTTTTTCTGTTCGGGCGCTGGTTTTCCGTCTTTGCTTTTCTGATCCGATTGGCCGCAGCCGACTAACGAAAAGGCAAACACCAGCAGCACCAGAATTCCGGAAACATGTCTGAACCATCTGCTTGTC harbors:
- a CDS encoding TRAP transporter permease, which codes for MATQIENEDFQANKYLHEKIAAGIAILLALFQLYTAYFGAFGASQQRTVHLVLVLLMVFILKPLGNKPVSPWRIIDIVCIAASLYVGVYIFMKADQFALRALTIDTTDTAVGTLGLILVFEATRRVMGWIMPSIAAVFLAYAFLGPYMPSIIAHRGFGLPRIAYQMWFTMEGVLGQPLGVSATFVAVFVIFAAFLRKSGAGDFFMDIAFSLFGRYRGGPAKVAIVSSTLFGTFSGSAVANVVGTGTLTIPLMKRTGYQPHFAGAVEAVSSTGGQIMPPVMGAAAFLMTEFIGIPYTKIALAALVPALLYYFTVYVMVDLEAAKYKMVGLSKENLPSFKEKMKDGWPFLVPLVVLIYLLGESGSTPSLAAFWAIVAVVAIAAVHPKYKFSFNDFLKCMESGGRGVIEVAAACAMAGVIIGVITLTGLGLKLSMLMITLAAGSLLFLLLLTALVCFILGMGVPTTAAYLIVASLVAPALVKMGVHPLAAHMFVFYYAVVSMITPPVALAAYAAAGIAQCSPDKVGFTAIRLGIVALVVPFMFVYGPQLLLIGTWPEIAQSIVTSIFGCIAMSIAVHGWYQGQVPTWIRGLFLLGGLGLIKPGTVTDIAGVLLIVVAYFLNKKFAKKTVPSAETTATADQS
- a CDS encoding TAXI family TRAP transporter solute-binding subunit, translating into MTSRWFRHVSGILVLLVFAFSLVGCGQSDQKSKDGKPAPEQKKRISIIGGASSGSWYLVAGGMAKVINKYVPGVEATAEPGGGAENIIRVASKEVMFGMVMSDNLYYANKGTREFKEAYPQVVAVYGGHDNPMKLMTRADSGINSVADLKGKKVGMGHPGSSQAVTAVADMETLGLKVDKDYKALWLTPGEISEALQDKTIDAGFIYIADPSGAMVDLCTKIPIKFLQYDVDSIVKAHPYWYKTKVKAGLYKGLDSDYFVQGANVVLVTHKDTDPDLVYKVTKALIEHADEVAEAHPAGKEWNLQGATRGIATPYHPGAEKYLKEKGALK
- a CDS encoding UbiD family decarboxylase, which gives rise to MNKDLTLFMKELEEKKPRSVLRIKKEVSPEFEIPAILQEVEKRKFNPVLIFEKVRNLKGEISKLPVIINLCGDRERLADALGSSIDRLALDYVAKEKPVAPTVVSKEQARVKEYIQTGDDVDMFELPVITHHEMDLGPYLTAGSAWVKDPETGFVNCAIIRIYVEGPKRLVVNFNAARHTNYVFQKYKSRGIPMPMVIVIGHHPAFYMGAQTKMLTDEPQIIGGIMGEPLEVTPSETWGADFMVPAQAELVIECELSTSVVDIEAPFGEYTGYYGGQRVNPIADVTAITRKNDAYYVDIMPGHADHFLLDAPMIEAYLYSRIKEVVPGTLNVHMPVSGSARLHAYVQMKKSNDGEPKTAIACALSSDYRVKHVVVVDEDVDIYNDQEVLWAVATRSQWSKDLIVIPGIMGTRLDPSGDGIITSKGGIDATKPFGAQSFAARISIPSETTKNLDLKNYLDPKDREFMKL